A genomic region of Colius striatus isolate bColStr4 chromosome 20, bColStr4.1.hap1, whole genome shotgun sequence contains the following coding sequences:
- the MRM1 gene encoding rRNA methyltransferase 1, mitochondrial, translated as MEQALKYSVRRAVGLWAASPWRCGVRRSSTRERPPLAPPAAGRAGGGQLPPAALPGGPGARAASSPSSEGLAPQRAQERQPSPGGSSKARKRLAGKPLVVERTRGSEILFGIAPCSMALSQSRRDLFRLFLKQNSGSRQLVMSELVLQAMAQGVPVHHVHGRELDALCKGRVHQGVCLEATPLPFKSLEEAEKLDLGHEENPKQQLIWLALEHIQDPMNLGAVLRSAYFLGVDRVVTTQSNSCPLTPTVSKASSGAMEVFDVYSTDDLQSFLKAKTAEGWEVVGTVSKPQDVEDVPVISCSEFQWNKPIVVVIGSEGDGLSLETQLLCHQMLAIPPGRALHPGIESLNVSVATGILLHSICSQKLRHRG; from the exons ATGGAGCAAGCCCTCAAGTACAGCGTCCGCAGGGCCGTGGGGCTGTGGGCCGCGAGCCCTTGGCGGTGTGGGGTGAGGCGCAGCTCCACGCGGGAGCGGCCGCCCCTGGCCCCGCCGGCCGCGGGTCGGGCTGGCGGCGGTCAGCTtcccccagcagccctcccCGGGGGTCCTGGGGCCAGGGCTGCTTCCTCTCCGTCCTCCGAGGGCCTGGCCCCGCAGAGGGCACAGGAGCGACAGCCCAGTCCGGGCGGCTCCTCGAAGGCGAGGAAGAGGCTGGCAGGAAAACCTCTGGTCGTTGAGAGGACCAGAGGCTCGGAGATCTTATTTGGGATCGCGCCGTGTTCCATGGCCCTGTCTCAGTCAAGAAGGGACCTGTTCAGGTTGTTCCTCAAGCAGAACAGCGGCTCTCGGCAGCTGGTCATGAGTGAGCTTGTCCTTCAGGCCATGGCCCAGGGAGTCCCCGTGCACCACGTCCACGGGAGAGAGTTGGATGCTCTTTGCAAGGGTCGGGTCCACCAAGGAGTTTGTTTGGAGGCCACTCCTCTCCCTTTCAAGAGTTTGGAAGAAGCTGAAAAGCTCGATTTGGGACATGAAGAGAATCCAAAGCAACAGCTGATTTGGCTGGCGCTGGAGCACATCCAGGATCCCATGAACCTGGGGGCAGTGCTGCGCTCTGCCTACTTCTTAGGAGTGGACAGGGTGGTGACCACCCAGAGCAACAG CTGCCCCTTGACTCCAACAGTGAGCAAAGCCAGCTCTGGAGCTATGGAAGTCTTCGATGTCTACAGCACAGATGATCTCCAGAGCTTTTTGAAG GCTAAAACTGCAGAAGGCTGGGAAGTGGTGGGGACTGTCAGCAAGCCTCAGGATGTGGAAGATGTTCCTGTCATCAGCTGCTCGGAATTTCAGTGGAATAAACCTATTGTTGTAGTAATAG GTAGTGAAGGAGATGGGCTTTCCCTGGAGACACAGCTGCTGTGCCATCAGATGTTGGCCATAccccctggcagagccctgcaccCCGGCATCGAGTCACTGAACGTCTCTGTTGCTACTG GTATTCTCCTGCACTCCATCTGCAGCCAGAAGCTGAGGCACAGGGGCTGA